In the genome of Denticeps clupeoides unplaced genomic scaffold, fDenClu1.1, whole genome shotgun sequence, the window TGCCGCATCGCAACGTGACGACTTATAAAACCACCCACACGGGGCGGGGCTTTGCAATCCAACCCTCCCACTGGGCGGGGCCTGCAACTGTTCCCAGCCCAGTCTTCTCCCCGGGGAGGGCGGAGCGTGTGAAGCACAAGGGGCGGGGACTCACGCCAAATCCCACCCACCGCGAAGACGTTCCCTCCCTCCGCACGTCCACCATTACAGCCTCCGTCCCCGCGACTGATCTGAGATCGGTCAGGCGGAGCTGCTCCTGGATCAGCTGGACAGCCTCCCTTAATCTGAAATAAGGTCGCGACCTTCAGGCCGCCCTGAGTCACGGCGCCATATCACACATTTATTCTGGCAGTAGAGACACGGTTTAATGGAGGACATTTCCAGGGGGAGTGAGAAGATAACACTTCATTAAGGAGGGACTACTCCATGGATTCTAATACTTGAGTGTTTCCTGTCCTTCTGTCCATCACTTTCGCAGTCACGTGTTGGTCAGACAGTAAAAACAGCGTGAAAATGAAGGAAGTACATATCTATAAGCAACTTGAAGTGAGGATTTTTCATACGAACACCTCCCTTTTGTTGGGTGGGGCGCGGGCTGGGGGCAGGAGGCGCTTCTGAATGAGAAGCTGGCCGGGGTCCGTCCCGGAAGGGGAACCCTGCAGGAGGTCGCAGTCGAAGCCGCTGAAGGCCAGCGAGGACAGGCCTCGGCGCGCTCTCTCTGGCCGGTCCGGCCGCTGCTTCAGCTCCAAGATCCGCTGCATGGGCGTCTTCTGCAGCAGGTGACAGTCGAACGGGGTTCCCAGGAAGAAGGTCTGGCGCTGGAAGCGCTCCAGCGTCCGCAGCCTCCGCGTGGGGGTCTTGCACATCAGCTGTGGGGTCACACATCACATGAGGGGACAGCCTGCTGGACGTACGTACGTACGTGCGCTCGATCTTCTCACCTCAGCCAGCAGCAGCGAGAACGCAGGCGAGAAAGACGGCGGCATCTCATACGGGCAGCGGCGCACCTGCCGCAGCATGCTGCAGTGGTCCGGCTCCGGGGCCACGGGGAACTGGAGAGGACGCACACACAGGCACTTCAGCTCGGTCGGTCACGCGTTTCAccggggggggacgggggacggggacgtCACCTTTCCGGTGGCCAGCGCGAACAGCAGGATGCCCAGGGACCACCAGTCGGCAGCGTGGCTGTAGGGTCCGCCGCCGAGCACCTCCGGGGCTGCACACAGACACCGCCATCAGAACAGCGTTCTTCTCATACCCACGACGCATCGCGGTGGCCACGCCCTGCTCACCCATGTACTGGATGGTTCCACAGATGGTGAACGCTCGGCCCCCGCGCTCCAACCGCCGCGACAGCCCGAAATCGGCCAGGCGCAGGTGGCCTGAGGACACATGGTACTGTAATTAACTAGATTCCTAcatatacatattattattagtactgTAATAGTCATGATGCATATTTTACATGAGTTGCCGGGAGCATTGCTGTAAGAACTAAATGagcatataaaatatttcattttgaagcAGCGTAGCGGCACAAACTCTTCCTGGTGGGCGGAGGGGTGCGGCTGTTCCGGAATGTTCCGtcactttattacacacactgcccccttgtggttGTCCCTGACACAGCTTTTACCTTCATCTGTTAAGAGGACATTCTCCATCTGGAAAGAAATCAAAGGCATAATCATCAAAACTAATCCGGCAGCATTAGTTACACAGACGTCCTGGCgtaataaaaatattctttatacTTCTTGATTAAGTTATTGATGGGTGTGAGAAAAGGTGAGATTTGCGAGTGGGAGGCTGGATTATAGAGAAATAATGCGGTCATGTTTCAGGCTTGATCTGAACCTCATTATGATTAGtgatcagcacagcacacggtgaaacgttgtcctctgtatttaaccatcacccttggtgagcagtgggcaccgtccccacacgctgctccctgggcgcctgtcatggtgcccactgtcaccaagggtgatacagaggacacgtttcaccgtgtgctgtgctgcagtgtctcacaatgacaatcacctcactttctcACCTTCACATCTCGATGAATGATTCCAAAATCATGCAGAAACCCTGCagacaaaaaacattaattcatTCACATGTTGCACAGTCAtgctcttgaagaccttttatgagtctgtggtggcctcagccatcttttctggtgtggtctgctggggcagcagcatctctgctggggacaggaagagactgaacaggctgatccagaggaccagctctgttctaggatgccttCTGGACCCAGtagaggtggtgagtgacaggagaatggtggctaagctaccatccctgctggacaacatctcccaccccatgcaggacaCCCTGACAAGACTGagccttcagtggcaggctgctgcacccacgatgtgggatgAGAGATTGAGAAGGTCCTGcaaaccgctgtcagactctacaacagctgaccacacaaacacacacatcagtccACCATCTCCATCTTATGTGTAAAtttacccactctgtacatgtAAAACCtcccaaatatatattttatttttacaactcacattcacggATTTTTCTTCTATTCTAGGACTGTTTACATTtccagtatttaccagacgtccttatccagagcgacttacagtcagtagttacagggacagtccccccctgaagacactcagggttaagtgtcttgctcagggacacgatggtagtaagtgggtccataggcgagtgtgttacacgctaggctactacacacaATCTTATATTATAGTGGACATCGTGtctgtgctatttttttttgttgctgctcttatcggtccacttcctgccgtgactaataaaagatcatcttatcttatcaaaCAGAGCTGGACTTCAGAGGGACTCACCCAGAGCCGAGCCCAATTCTGCTCCAAACACCTTCACCACATCCTCCCCGAAGCGGCCACTCATCATCCAGTACGTGTACAGGTCTCCGGTGCTGCAGTAGTCACACACTGCAAGAGGGGGACACGTGGACAACTAGCAACACACACCCAGCAGGAACTCCTGCAACACACACGTTCTACCAAACCACATACACCAACGGGTGTGGCCCGAGGAGCAGGAGGGTCAGTGAGGAGGACACATGCCTTCAGGAGCTCGATGGGTTACAGGCTTCAGAAAAGCACAGAATGTACGGACTTTCATGGCTTATTCGGGCCCGTGCTGGTGCTGTACGAGCTTTGCCCGGTTCCAACACCATCCAGCCTGCCGCCATGGGCCGGGAGAGGGTGGGGTGGGCAGGGGGGAGTCGGGGGGATCTAGTCCGAGAGACTCACTAATGTACAGATGGCGCTGCGTCTGCCAGCAGTCCTGCAGGTTGTGAACGAACGGGTGACGGACCTGCCGCTGGAACGCAAGAGTCGGGGAGACACACATCGTCACCTGGCGGCCAGGTGCCACCGTCACGCCACACCGGTGACACGAACCCCCTTTCTGCTAAGACTCATGTGATGATTGCTGTTGTGGACGTGGCCCTTCAGCACTAGAAGCCGGCACCTCCAGTAACATCTAAAAGCAGCGTCCGTGTGAATATGTGGGTGAAGGACCCACCTGGACGATCACCTCTTCTTTAGACTGCTCCAGCACGCCGAGTCGCAGGATCTCCGACTTGGGAATGACCTGGAAACggcaatcaaacacacacacacacacacacactgctgcacagaGCTTCACTGGGAGCACCTGCACCACCTGGCCTTTACCTTCACAGCGTAGGTTCTCTCCCTGGCCTTGTCCTTCACCTTCAGTATGGGACCAAACGAGCCCTTGGCGATGAAGCCCAGAACCTGGAGGAAGAGGACACACGGCGGTCAGAAAaaaggggacagtggtggcctagcggttaaagaagtggccctgtgatcagaaggtttaaaaagtatttcagacaagtctaacactaacacactaacacacacacacacacacataaatacattaattcatccagcacttaacaaGTTCCTAGAATGTTCtgttcctgacaagttcggccttatcagggctcttagttttataaactcaaaatctatagaaaccgaatgagaactgctggtgtcctcttgtaagtcgctttggataaaagcgtctgccaaataaagtaaagtaaagtaaagtaaagtaaagtaaaggttgcctcctgaaccgccaaggtgccactgaggtgccactgagcaaagtaccgtccccacacactgctccccgggcgcctgtcatggtgcccactgctcactcagggtgatggttaaatacagaggacacatttcactgtgtgcaccgtgtgctgtgctgctgtgcatcacatgtgacaatcacttcacttcacacgctgcttcccaggcgcctgtcatggtgcccactgtcaccaagggtgatggttaaatacagaggacacgtttcgtgtgctgtgctgcagagtatcacaatgacgatcacgtcactttctagaaaaaaacaatcactttcttgAGACGCCGTACCTGCAGCTGCTGGTGTCCCGGGACGTTCCTGTGGGGGAACTCGGGCAGGAACATGCAGATGAAGGCCGGCAGGTTCCACTCCACCCGCAGCTTCTCCGCTCCGGGCGCGTCTCCATCCTCGATCATCCGCCGCGATCCGGAGAGGAGGCGGCGGCGCCACCCGGAGGCGCCGCGGAGCCGCGGCTGGACGGGCAGAGAGGACCACGTGaccgctgctgcttctggtgaTGGATCGAGTAGATCCGCAGTAATTACGGACTCACCTTTTCAGCTTTGCTGCCATAGGCTCCCATCACACTGGGTTCAGCCGCCGGACGTCGTCCATGTCGCCCGAACCGGGTCGGAACCTGCGCGGCGATGACGTAGCGGCGCAGGATTTAAAGCAGAATAATCCCCAGGAGCTGAGCCCCGCCCACTTACGCCGCAGCCAATCGCGTTAGGGCCTGTGGTCGCCGACATGAAGCGCGATGACGCCATGACGTCTTTACGCAAAAGGCGTGGCCTGAAGTTTGAAAGTAGCGGCGGCAGCGGCCTGAGGAACGTTACGTATCCGTTGTTGTGGAGCACACGGCGGCGGCGACTCGGGTTCTTCTCACCGGACGGCTTCACGAGTTCTTCACCCCGGTACGAAGATTACGGAAGGTCGCAGGCGTCGTgggtttttgtgtctgtgttgaaATGTGACTCTGTGCTCTTCTACTTCATGgagtaagggtggtagtagcctagcgggtaacactcgcctatgaaccagaagacccaggttcaaaccccacttactaccatcgtgtccctgagcaggacacttaaccctgactgtctccagggggggactgtccctgtaactcctgactgtctggtaaatgtaaagtggagtgtgttccccactaggccaaccatgcgtggaaacgtgtgtgtgtttgtgcaccagCAGAGGCCTTTATTACTGAATAATATCCTGTATAGAAAAGTGAGGGTTCCAGTTCTGAACCGTGTGTTGGCTTGTTGCagatggaggaggtgaaggTCATACCGGTCAGGGTCGCCCTGAGGTGTCGCCCTCTCGTCCCGAAGGAAGTCGGCGAGGGCTGCCAGTCGTGCCTGACGTTTGTTCCTGGGGAGCCGCAGGTCAGCTCGGTCGCGGCGCCGCTTTCTTTGCTGTGCGTTTGGTGGAGCTGACGCGGCCTCTGCTGCTTTCTTGGCAGGTGGTGGTTGGTAACAACAAGGCCTTCACCTACGACTACGTCTTTGACCCGACCGCGGAGCAGGAGGAGGTGTTCCAGGCGGCCGTGGCGCCCCTGCTGGGCGGCCTGTTCCGAGGTGCGTGTCCGTGAACGTGTGTGCCGGGTCACGCTGGAAATCCCAAAAGAATGGAAATTCTGCAGCACTCACACTACCAGCATGCTGCGTTAACACCACATTCCTGCATCTTCACGTGACCTGTTCAGTAGGTGTCAGGATTTAGAATATTAGAAGAATACGCTGGAATTTGATATGCGCCACGTTTATATAAGCTACAAAATAGAATCTTTTCTGTATGTATGTCTGCTCATTTACCCTTTAATCAGTTTATGCATGATTACTTCAAAAGCTGAACATGAACAAGTATCTTTACCAGCATTAATATTATAATGTGCACAACTTCCAACGACTCCGACCACACTGTCTGCCTGTTTGTTGaatgcattgcattgtgggatatttgTCAGAAATAGTATGCACTTTAAAAAAGTGATCACATGGCCAGCACCTGAAGAACACGTGCAGGTTTTCATCGGTACTTGAGGATCTACATGGAGAAGTGTATTGTGAACGCGCTTTGATCACCTGTAGGTTACAACGCCACCGTTCTGGCATACGGGCAGACCGGCTCTGGAAAGACCTTCTCCATGGGTGGCACCTACACCTCTGCTCAGGAGAGTGAGCCCACGGTGGGCGTCATTCCACGGGTCATCCAGCAGATCTTCCAGCAGATGGAGACCAActttctgctgtctgtctccTACCTGGAGGTGCATTTTCCATCGGTCACAGTTTGCATTACATTTTGCAAGGGATTGCTGCTGCTTGTCATTAAGACTGGTAGAATTTAAAAGTAGTGTTAAGTTCTGGGGCAATTGATTGTCCTGTTAGATCTACAACGAGGACATCCTGGACCTTCTCAGTGCCGCTAAAGAAAAACCTGCCATCAGCATTCGTGAAGACCCCAAAGAAGGCATTAAGGTGGGTAGGCGTGGCCTTGGTTGAGTGGCGGATGGTGAGAGCGTGCAGTTTCAGGaggtttttctctctttctttggtCATGCAGATCTTTGGCCTGACTGAGCGGCAGGTTTTCAGCTCCCAGGAGATGGTCTGCTGCCTGGAGCAGGGAAACTCCGCCCGTACTGTAGGCTCCACGGCCATGAACGCTGCGTCATCGCGCTCCCACGCCATTTTCACCATCACGCTGGAGCAGCGTAGCCAAGGAGACAAGTCAGTTGCTTTCTCTCCTCTTTCATTGGTCAACACTGCATTTGCTCTGTaaagaattgtgtgtgtttttttgtgtagagGTGAGGCTGTCGTCTCTAAATTGCACTTGGTGGATCTGGCTGGTTCAGAGAGGCAGAAGAAAACGAAGGCTGAGGGTGACCGCCTGAAAGAGGGTGAGTTGGTCGGGAGTTGAGATGGAGTTTGCAGCCGTCTTCACTTTCCCTCCATTACTGTGCTTCATGCAGGAATCAGCATCAACCGTGGCCTGTTGTCCCTGGGAAATGTCATCAGTGCGCTGGGGGACGAGAGTAAGAAGGGTGCCTTTGTTCCCTATCGTGACTCAAAACTGACACGTCTGCTGCAGGGtcagtaatacacacacacacacacacaccctgttgtagacatgttacatttacatttacatcatttaccagatgtccttatccagagcgacttagtcagtagttacagggacagtccccccctggagacactcagggttaagtgtcctgctcagggacatgatggtagtaagtggggtttgaacctgggtcttctggttcataggcgagtgtgttacctgctaggctactaccagcctctaGATGCTCTGTTGTTTACTGAGGCCTGCATCTGCTTCCCTCTAAGGCTGGGACAtattaaactgtaaaataatcaattcagttATATGAAAAGGTTTAGAACCCCTCTTCATTTTGGGGATTTTGATCATTTGCTTATAATATCAGCCGTGCGTCATAGAGACAGTATTTCAGCAGTTACAATAAGTTtc includes:
- the LOC114782990 gene encoding ribosomal protein S6 kinase-related protein-like, which produces MGAYGSKAEKPRLRGASGWRRRLLSGSRRMIEDGDAPGAEKLRVEWNLPAFICMFLPEFPHRNVPGHQQLQVLGFIAKGSFGPILKVKDKARERTYAVKVIPKSEILRLGVLEQSKEEVIVQRQVRHPFVHNLQDCWQTQRHLYIMCDYCSTGDLYTYWMMSGRFGEDVVKVFGAELGSALGFLHDFGIIHRDVKMENVLLTDEGHLRLADFGLSRRLERGGRAFTICGTIQYMAPEVLGGGPYSHAADWWSLGILLFALATGKFPVAPEPDHCSMLRQVRRCPYEMPPSFSPAFSLLLAELMCKTPTRRLRTLERFQRQTFFLGTPFDCHLLQKTPMQRILELKQRPDRPERARRGLSSLAFSGFDCDLLQGSPSGTDPGQLLIQKRLLPPARAPPNKREVFV